A genomic window from Lactobacillus sp. ESL0677 includes:
- the tpx gene encoding thiol peroxidase, protein MKITRLNEPLYTNGEPPKVGEKLPDFTVVRADGSKATKADLLSKPTLISVVPDLNTSVCSISTKHFNNEVDKYSDINFYTISTNTLADQKNWCAAEGVKNMEILSDESHNFGEAMGLYLESGVDSRSVWIVSADGEILYQELVYEMTDEPNYDAALTFLSNLK, encoded by the coding sequence ATGAAAATTACAAGATTAAACGAGCCTCTATATACTAATGGTGAACCACCTAAGGTTGGTGAAAAGTTACCTGATTTTACTGTAGTTAGAGCTGATGGCAGCAAGGCTACTAAAGCTGACTTGCTGTCCAAACCAACTTTGATTAGCGTTGTTCCTGACCTTAACACTAGTGTCTGCAGTATCTCAACCAAGCATTTTAACAATGAAGTTGACAAATATTCTGACATTAACTTTTACACCATTTCTACTAATACCCTTGCTGATCAAAAGAATTGGTGTGCTGCTGAAGGCGTTAAAAACATGGAAATTTTATCTGATGAAAGTCACAACTTCGGTGAAGCAATGGGTCTTTACCTTGAAAGTGGCGTAGATTCAAGAAGCGTTTGGATTGTTTCTGCTGATGGTGAAATTTTATACCAAGAATTAGTTTACGAAATGACCGATGAACCAAACTATGATGCTGCTTTAACATTTTTAAGCAACTTAAAATAA
- the aspS gene encoding aspartate--tRNA ligase: protein MEQMEKRTDYCGNITTAYLGQEVNLYGWVQRVRNLGNLLFIDLRDREGLVQVVVNHDSGEELMATAESLGSEYVVQVKGQVVKRSSVNPDMKTGEVEIEASEIKVLNKSQTPPFEIKNDIEVGEQTRLKYRYLDLRRPSLQQAIILRSKILRATHEYFDENGFIDIETPILGKSSPEGARDYLVPSRIYPGSFYALPQSPQLFKQLLMGAGFDKYYQLARCFRDEDLRGDRQPEFTQIDMETSFTDEQQVQDYTEGLLKKIMKDVMGVELKTPIARISWNDSMNNYGTDKPDTRFGMLIHNLNDIFADSDFKVFSSAIQDGGFVKGIAVKNGAKAYSRKQIEKKQDYIKRYHAKGLAWVKFENGEFSGPVSRFLTDDNQAALIKEFNLEDGELLVFIADKWKVCCDSLDHLRREFAKETGIIPKHVFDFVWVVDWPLFEYDEGFGRWIAAHHPFTMPDDEGIKLLDTDPHKAHARSYDIVMNGDELGGGSIRIHKRSIQEKMFKALGFTKKRAYEQFGYLLDALDMGFPPHAGLAIGLDRFAMMLAEKDNIRDVLAFPKNASASEPMMHAPAPVAEQQLTDLGIEVEAQYQESVAQTEARLEEEAQKDADQNATWDEE from the coding sequence ATGGAACAAATGGAAAAAAGAACAGACTACTGCGGCAATATTACTACTGCATATCTTGGTCAAGAAGTTAATTTGTATGGTTGGGTGCAACGCGTCCGCAACCTAGGAAATTTATTATTTATTGATTTACGGGATCGCGAAGGCTTAGTACAAGTTGTTGTTAACCATGATTCTGGTGAAGAATTAATGGCAACTGCTGAATCACTTGGTAGTGAATATGTTGTTCAAGTTAAGGGACAAGTAGTTAAACGTTCAAGTGTTAATCCAGATATGAAAACTGGAGAAGTTGAAATTGAGGCTTCTGAAATTAAAGTTTTAAATAAGTCTCAAACACCGCCATTTGAAATCAAAAATGATATTGAAGTTGGTGAACAGACTCGATTAAAATATCGTTATCTTGATTTACGCCGTCCAAGTTTACAACAAGCAATTATTTTACGGTCAAAGATTTTACGTGCAACCCATGAATACTTTGATGAGAACGGCTTTATTGATATTGAAACGCCAATTTTAGGAAAGTCTTCACCAGAAGGTGCTCGTGATTACCTTGTACCATCAAGAATTTATCCTGGCAGCTTTTATGCTTTACCACAATCACCACAATTGTTTAAGCAATTATTAATGGGTGCAGGCTTTGATAAGTACTACCAATTGGCAAGATGTTTCCGTGATGAAGACTTGCGTGGTGACCGTCAACCTGAATTTACCCAGATTGATATGGAAACTTCCTTCACTGATGAACAACAAGTGCAAGATTATACCGAAGGACTACTCAAGAAAATCATGAAAGACGTTATGGGTGTTGAATTAAAGACACCGATTGCGCGGATTTCTTGGAACGATTCAATGAACAACTATGGTACAGACAAGCCTGATACGCGGTTTGGAATGTTGATTCATAATCTGAACGACATTTTTGCAGATAGTGACTTTAAGGTCTTTTCTAGTGCAATTCAAGATGGTGGCTTCGTTAAGGGAATTGCCGTTAAGAATGGTGCCAAAGCATATTCACGTAAGCAAATTGAGAAAAAGCAAGACTACATTAAACGTTATCACGCTAAAGGCTTGGCTTGGGTCAAATTTGAAAATGGCGAATTTTCAGGACCTGTTAGTCGTTTCTTAACGGATGACAATCAAGCAGCTTTAATCAAGGAATTTAACCTTGAGGATGGCGAATTACTCGTCTTTATTGCTGATAAGTGGAAAGTTTGTTGTGATTCTTTAGACCATTTACGGCGTGAATTTGCTAAAGAAACAGGAATTATTCCTAAGCACGTCTTTGACTTTGTATGGGTTGTTGACTGGCCATTATTTGAATATGATGAAGGCTTTGGCCGCTGGATTGCTGCGCACCACCCATTTACAATGCCTGATGATGAGGGTATTAAGTTACTTGATACTGACCCACATAAGGCACATGCTCGCAGTTACGACATTGTAATGAACGGGGATGAACTTGGCGGTGGTTCAATCAGAATTCACAAACGCTCAATTCAAGAAAAAATGTTTAAAGCTCTTGGCTTCACTAAGAAGCGAGCATATGAACAATTTGGTTACTTGCTTGATGCACTTGACATGGGTTTTCCACCACATGCTGGTCTAGCCATTGGTCTTGACCGGTTTGCAATGATGCTGGCAGAGAAGGACAATATTCGTGATGTTCTAGCATTTCCAAAGAATGCCAGTGCATCAGAGCCAATGATGCATGCTCCAGCACCAGTTGCTGAGCAGCAATTGACTGACTTGGGGATTGAAGTTGAAGCACAATATCAAGAAAGTGTTGCGCAAACAGAAGCTCGGTTAGAAGAAGAAGCACAAAAAGATGCGGACCAAAACGCAACTTGGGATGAAGAATAA
- the hisS gene encoding histidine--tRNA ligase, with protein MRVQKPKGTVDILPEQSGSWEKVEQTVRDFFKQANYREIRTPSFENYEVFSRSSGETSDVVEKEMYDFTDKGGRHIALRPEGTAGVVRAYVEDKMYAPEVVKPFNVYYIESTFRYERPQAGRQREFHQIGVESFGSSNPLADVETIVLAHDLLAKLGVQNYELHINTLGNAQVRQDYHDALVNYFTPLKDQLSDDSKRRLEKNPLRILDSKDEQDKQFLPDAPKIIDYLDADSKANFDEITSILDQLNIKYVIDNDLVRGLDYYTGIIFEFMVEDKSLWESATTILGGGRYDHLVQEFDGPETPAVGFGIGEERMMLVLQKQNPALFTDQGIDFFITNIGDGTGIKAVEIARSLRKQGFRVQYDVDQKKLKAQFKKADRVHAKFVITLGAKELANGTLNIKRLSDGKTIDLQLEDVDDMKTVMEKLKD; from the coding sequence ATGAGAGTTCAAAAACCAAAAGGAACAGTCGATATTTTACCTGAACAATCTGGTTCATGGGAAAAAGTCGAACAAACTGTCCGTGACTTCTTTAAACAAGCCAATTATCGAGAAATCAGAACACCAAGTTTTGAAAACTATGAAGTCTTTTCACGTTCAAGCGGTGAGACTTCTGACGTTGTTGAAAAGGAAATGTACGACTTTACCGACAAGGGTGGCCGGCACATTGCATTACGGCCTGAAGGGACTGCTGGTGTTGTTCGTGCCTATGTTGAAGACAAAATGTATGCTCCAGAAGTAGTCAAGCCATTTAATGTTTATTACATTGAATCTACTTTCCGTTATGAGCGTCCACAAGCTGGTCGGCAACGTGAATTTCACCAAATTGGGGTTGAAAGTTTCGGTTCCAGCAATCCACTAGCAGATGTTGAAACAATTGTTTTAGCTCATGATTTATTGGCTAAACTTGGCGTTCAAAATTACGAGTTGCACATTAATACGTTAGGCAACGCCCAAGTGCGTCAAGACTATCACGATGCGTTGGTGAACTACTTTACGCCACTAAAAGACCAATTGTCTGATGATTCTAAGCGGCGTTTAGAGAAGAACCCTCTGCGAATTTTGGATTCTAAAGATGAACAAGACAAGCAATTTTTACCAGATGCACCAAAGATTATTGATTATTTGGATGCAGATTCTAAAGCTAATTTTGATGAAATTACCAGTATTCTTGATCAACTTAATATTAAATATGTGATAGATAACGATTTAGTTCGCGGACTCGATTATTACACCGGAATTATTTTTGAATTTATGGTTGAAGATAAGAGTTTGTGGGAATCAGCTACTACTATCTTGGGTGGTGGTCGTTACGATCACTTGGTACAAGAGTTTGATGGTCCAGAAACGCCAGCTGTTGGTTTTGGAATTGGTGAAGAACGGATGATGTTAGTCTTACAAAAGCAAAATCCAGCTTTGTTTACCGATCAGGGAATTGACTTTTTCATCACCAATATTGGTGATGGAACTGGAATTAAAGCCGTTGAAATTGCCCGTTCATTACGTAAACAAGGCTTTAGAGTTCAATATGATGTTGACCAAAAGAAATTAAAGGCACAATTTAAGAAGGCCGACCGTGTTCACGCCAAGTTTGTTATTACTCTTGGTGCAAAGGAATTGGCTAATGGCACATTAAATATCAAACGCCTATCTGATGGTAAGACAATCGATTTGCAGCTTGAAGATGTTGACGACATGAAGACAGTTATGGAAAAATTAAAGGATTAA
- the dtd gene encoding D-aminoacyl-tRNA deacylase has product MRVVIQRVNYAQVKIDDQTVGQIKRGLLLLVGIKEGDDLAIVQKAAAKIAKMRIFEDENGKTNLAIRDIGGEILSVSQFTLLADTKKGNRPSFIEAMRPPKSKQLWEDFNQELVNAGLHVETGEFGADMKVALENDGPFTIVLDL; this is encoded by the coding sequence GTGCGTGTAGTAATTCAACGGGTTAATTATGCCCAAGTGAAGATTGACGATCAGACTGTTGGTCAAATTAAACGTGGTTTATTGTTGTTAGTTGGTATTAAAGAGGGCGACGACTTAGCAATTGTTCAAAAAGCAGCTGCCAAGATAGCTAAGATGCGAATTTTTGAAGATGAAAATGGTAAGACTAACTTGGCAATTAGGGATATTGGCGGTGAAATTTTAAGTGTTAGTCAATTTACACTGCTAGCTGATACTAAGAAAGGAAATCGCCCAAGTTTTATCGAGGCAATGAGACCACCGAAGTCCAAGCAATTATGGGAAGACTTTAACCAGGAATTGGTTAATGCAGGACTACATGTTGAGACCGGTGAATTTGGTGCGGATATGAAAGTTGCACTTGAAAACGATGGTCCGTTCACAATTGTGCTAGATTTGTAA
- a CDS encoding bifunctional (p)ppGpp synthetase/guanosine-3',5'-bis(diphosphate) 3'-pyrophosphohydrolase, protein MSKYIEMTHDQVIAACKKYMNDKQIAFVEEAYEFANKAHKDQKRASGQPYIVHPTQVAGTLANLGLDPDTIAAGFLHDTVEDTPVTNDDIKEKFGKDVAFIVDGVTKLNKYEYKSHQEFLAENHRKMLIAMAKDIRVIMVKLADRLHNMHTLQHLRPDKQRRISSETMDIYAPLADRLGIGTIKWELEDMSFHYLNPKAYYQIVNMMSLKRSQREKYIQDAISTLETSLDSLGIKYEIYGRPKHIYSIYKKMVNKHKDFDEIYDLSAVRVIVNTVKDCYAVLGAVHTKWKPMPGRFKDYIAVPKVNGYQSLHTTIIGPGGRPLEIQIRTKQMHEVAEYGVAAHWAYKRGNFAGVEQTSSNEKLDMVREILELKDETQDAGEFMKSVKSEIFSDRVYVFTPKGEVYELPKGAVTLDFAYQIHTQVGSHAVGAKVNGKLVPLDYKLKNGDVIDIMTQSNATPSRDWMDIVKTSRARNKIRRYFRNLDRENSIEQGEQMVADKLRDQDLSPKEFMDKDHLEKVLDQFNYHTADEMFASIGFGDLSAISVVNRLTLDLRRQEEQRRQKELEEEILNSGQKAASSTQTNKSTNSPMTIKHKNGVMIQGISDLMLHLAKCCNPVPGDKIVGYVTKGRGVTIHRADCRNITNDAASQGRLIDVQWENVEDSAKQAFNANIEAFGYNRERLLSDVITKLNTVTTNISNLSGKVNEDNIAHIYATVAVKNAAQLDEILSRLRDVPDIYETRRADN, encoded by the coding sequence ATGTCGAAATACATTGAAATGACGCATGATCAGGTAATAGCTGCCTGTAAGAAGTACATGAATGACAAGCAAATTGCCTTTGTTGAAGAAGCCTATGAATTTGCTAACAAAGCTCATAAAGATCAAAAGCGGGCTTCAGGCCAGCCCTACATTGTGCATCCAACTCAGGTAGCCGGCACCTTGGCAAATCTGGGACTTGATCCCGATACAATTGCTGCTGGTTTTTTGCATGATACTGTTGAGGATACACCGGTTACTAACGATGATATTAAGGAAAAGTTTGGCAAAGATGTCGCCTTTATTGTTGATGGGGTAACGAAGCTTAATAAGTACGAATATAAATCGCACCAAGAATTTTTAGCTGAAAATCACCGCAAGATGTTAATTGCAATGGCTAAAGATATTCGCGTTATCATGGTTAAATTAGCTGATCGGCTGCACAATATGCACACCTTGCAACATTTACGTCCAGATAAGCAGCGGCGAATTTCTTCGGAAACAATGGACATTTATGCTCCACTTGCTGATCGTTTGGGTATTGGAACGATTAAGTGGGAACTAGAGGACATGAGTTTCCATTATCTGAATCCTAAGGCTTATTATCAAATTGTAAATATGATGAGTCTAAAGCGCAGCCAACGTGAAAAGTACATTCAGGATGCAATTAGCACGCTAGAAACTAGTCTTGATAGTTTAGGTATTAAATATGAAATTTATGGTCGTCCCAAACATATTTATTCTATTTATAAAAAGATGGTTAATAAACATAAGGACTTTGATGAAATCTATGATTTATCTGCTGTTCGGGTGATTGTTAATACTGTCAAAGATTGTTATGCGGTGTTAGGTGCAGTCCACACCAAGTGGAAGCCAATGCCAGGTCGCTTTAAGGATTATATTGCTGTTCCTAAGGTTAATGGCTACCAGTCACTTCATACAACAATTATTGGTCCTGGCGGCCGGCCCCTAGAAATTCAAATTAGAACTAAACAAATGCACGAGGTTGCTGAATACGGGGTCGCTGCCCACTGGGCATACAAGCGTGGTAATTTTGCCGGCGTTGAGCAGACTAGTTCAAACGAGAAGCTGGACATGGTTCGTGAAATCTTAGAGCTAAAAGATGAGACTCAAGATGCTGGCGAATTTATGAAGAGTGTCAAAAGTGAAATCTTTTCTGATCGCGTTTATGTTTTCACGCCTAAAGGCGAAGTTTATGAATTACCTAAAGGTGCAGTGACACTTGATTTTGCTTACCAAATCCATACGCAAGTTGGCAGTCATGCTGTTGGTGCCAAGGTTAACGGTAAATTAGTGCCGCTTGATTATAAATTGAAAAATGGTGATGTGATTGACATCATGACCCAGTCAAATGCGACACCGTCGCGTGACTGGATGGATATTGTTAAGACCTCGCGAGCACGAAATAAAATTCGCCGCTATTTCCGTAATTTAGACCGCGAAAATAGCATTGAGCAGGGCGAGCAAATGGTTGCCGACAAGTTGCGTGATCAAGATTTGTCCCCTAAGGAATTTATGGACAAGGACCATCTGGAGAAAGTCCTAGACCAGTTTAATTACCATACTGCTGATGAAATGTTCGCTTCAATTGGCTTTGGTGATCTGTCTGCAATCAGTGTTGTCAACCGGCTTACGTTAGACTTAAGGCGACAAGAAGAGCAGCGCCGCCAAAAAGAGCTTGAAGAAGAAATTTTAAACTCTGGTCAAAAAGCCGCTTCATCAACGCAAACTAATAAATCTACTAATTCACCGATGACAATTAAACACAAGAATGGCGTAATGATCCAAGGCATTAGTGATTTAATGCTGCATTTAGCCAAGTGTTGTAATCCTGTTCCTGGCGATAAAATAGTTGGTTATGTCACTAAAGGTCGCGGGGTAACTATTCATCGTGCAGATTGTCGAAACATTACTAACGACGCAGCTAGTCAAGGCCGCTTGATTGACGTTCAATGGGAAAACGTTGAAGATAGTGCTAAGCAAGCTTTTAATGCCAATATTGAGGCTTTTGGTTATAACCGTGAACGCCTTTTAAGCGATGTGATTACAAAACTAAATACGGTTACGACTAATATTAGTAATTTATCGGGTAAGGTAAACGAGGATAATATTGCTCATATTTATGCTACCGTAGCAGTTAAAAACGCAGCTCAACTTGACGAAATATTGAGCAGATTGCGTGATGTACCAGACATTTATGAAACACGAAGGGCGGATAATTAA
- the prmA gene encoding 50S ribosomal protein L11 methyltransferase, giving the protein MKLLIIKIETSHEVEDALSVYSQDVLHALGTETRKRTDFEHAGWEHDSTIVNLDEIKDLPEDMQFFAYFDEEADANELVQKYHDKLAELKGYGLAIGSDKITTSFIQDQDWNTAWQKFYHVIDFSRHLAIVPEWENYQPAFKDQQLIKLDPGLAFGTGNHKTTQLAMMGLERAMTTPKSVIDVGTGSGILAIAAALLGAKSVEATDISDEAVTAAGENISLNNLTNIKVEKASLLQGVSGKFDIIVANILAEILLDLIPQMDEHLNEGGQIIFSGIDYLQLDKIKAALDQYGFKITLTMSQDRWVGLIIERKEK; this is encoded by the coding sequence ATGAAATTATTAATTATTAAAATTGAAACTAGCCATGAAGTAGAAGATGCACTTAGTGTCTACAGCCAAGATGTCTTGCATGCTTTAGGAACTGAAACTAGAAAGCGGACAGACTTTGAGCATGCCGGTTGGGAGCACGACTCAACGATTGTTAATTTAGATGAAATTAAAGACTTGCCTGAAGACATGCAATTTTTCGCATATTTTGATGAAGAAGCCGATGCTAATGAGTTGGTCCAAAAGTATCATGATAAACTTGCTGAATTGAAAGGCTATGGCTTGGCAATCGGTTCGGACAAAATTACAACATCTTTTATTCAAGATCAAGACTGGAACACTGCTTGGCAAAAATTTTACCATGTAATTGATTTTTCCCGCCATTTAGCCATTGTTCCTGAGTGGGAAAACTATCAACCTGCCTTTAAGGACCAACAATTGATTAAGCTGGATCCAGGTTTGGCTTTTGGTACTGGTAACCATAAGACGACACAACTTGCAATGATGGGTCTAGAACGGGCAATGACAACGCCTAAAAGTGTAATTGACGTTGGGACTGGCTCTGGTATTTTAGCAATTGCTGCTGCACTTCTTGGCGCCAAAAGTGTTGAGGCTACTGATATTTCTGATGAAGCTGTCACTGCAGCTGGTGAAAATATTAGCCTAAATAATTTAACTAATATTAAGGTAGAAAAGGCCAGTTTGCTGCAAGGGGTTTCTGGCAAATTTGATATAATTGTAGCTAACATTTTGGCTGAAATCCTGCTAGATTTAATTCCGCAAATGGACGAACACCTAAATGAAGGCGGCCAAATTATTTTCTCAGGTATTGATTATTTGCAGTTAGATAAGATCAAGGCTGCCCTTGACCAGTATGGTTTCAAGATTACTTTGACGATGTCCCAAGATCGCTGGGTCGGGTTAATAATTGAACGCAAAGAAAAGTAA
- the ybaK gene encoding Cys-tRNA(Pro) deacylase, translating into MAKKKNKLEKTLVEKILDRNKIPYEQTQFTTHEDSGGVAQMDTSILNEKEHLVYKTLVCTGNKTGPLVGVIPVTEHLSMKKLAKNSGNKKCEMLPLRDLEKTTGYVHGANTPIGIYFKHHFPIFLDSGMKNEAKIGVSSGKVGRSVFLNPDDLQKVTDGKFCDLLE; encoded by the coding sequence ATGGCAAAGAAAAAAAATAAACTTGAAAAAACATTAGTTGAAAAAATTTTAGATCGGAATAAAATTCCGTATGAACAAACACAATTTACAACCCATGAGGATTCTGGTGGTGTTGCCCAAATGGATACTTCTATTTTAAACGAGAAAGAACATTTGGTCTACAAAACCTTGGTTTGCACAGGTAATAAAACAGGACCACTTGTCGGTGTTATCCCAGTAACCGAGCATTTAAGCATGAAAAAGCTGGCTAAAAATTCTGGTAATAAAAAGTGCGAAATGTTGCCCCTCAGAGACTTAGAAAAGACCACGGGTTATGTTCATGGTGCAAATACGCCAATTGGTATCTATTTTAAGCATCATTTTCCAATTTTTCTAGATAGTGGTATGAAAAATGAAGCAAAAATTGGCGTTTCCAGTGGTAAAGTTGGTCGCAGTGTTTTCTTAAACCCCGATGACCTTCAAAAAGTTACTGATGGAAAGTTCTGTGATTTACTAGAATAA
- a CDS encoding sugar-binding domain-containing protein: MTLLTDEQLANIAHDYFLSKLNIADISKKYSLSRYLITKALEEAEEKGIVKISIYQSPKRAEKLERKFQQIFHLKEVYILEDLETKNQDNEMIVNYAAKQIQNYTKSAYVVGLTWGTLIRDIINNFPETERENLTFVQLVGQAVNASKRKNQLVQQAADKFGANCLTFPAPLYTINPGFVQDIMQEPFFEYIKTFYPRIDLVFASIGTAQSLESGQFFMDYYADKLFRNMDRSRVAGMIFGRPYDINGNFFKPIETHICGISFDEIMRIPKRFVIVKNRFKEDALLGALRSGIVTHLITTSGIAERVLHKNIEFS, from the coding sequence ATGACATTATTAACAGATGAACAGCTTGCAAATATCGCGCACGATTATTTTTTAAGCAAATTAAATATCGCTGACATTTCCAAAAAATACAGCCTCTCGCGTTACTTGATTACCAAGGCGTTAGAAGAAGCCGAAGAAAAAGGAATTGTAAAAATTAGTATCTATCAAAGTCCAAAGCGGGCCGAAAAATTAGAGCGTAAGTTTCAACAAATTTTTCATTTAAAAGAAGTATACATTTTAGAAGATCTGGAAACCAAAAACCAAGATAATGAAATGATTGTTAATTACGCTGCTAAGCAAATTCAAAATTATACTAAGTCAGCTTACGTAGTGGGGTTAACTTGGGGAACATTAATTCGAGATATCATTAATAATTTTCCCGAAACTGAACGTGAAAATCTGACTTTTGTTCAGCTTGTCGGCCAAGCAGTTAATGCAAGTAAAAGAAAAAACCAGCTGGTACAACAGGCAGCTGATAAATTTGGCGCTAATTGTTTAACCTTTCCAGCTCCACTGTACACAATCAATCCGGGCTTTGTTCAAGACATTATGCAAGAGCCATTCTTTGAATACATTAAAACTTTTTATCCTAGAATTGACTTGGTTTTCGCAAGTATTGGAACCGCTCAATCCTTAGAATCTGGACAATTCTTCATGGATTATTATGCAGATAAATTATTTAGAAATATGGATCGCAGTCGTGTTGCTGGAATGATTTTTGGTCGACCATACGATATTAATGGCAACTTCTTCAAGCCAATTGAAACTCATATTTGTGGAATTAGTTTTGATGAAATTATGCGGATTCCCAAACGGTTTGTAATTGTTAAAAATCGCTTCAAGGAAGATGCTCTCTTAGGTGCATTACGAAGTGGCATAGTTACCCACTTAATCACTACTAGTGGTATTGCCGAACGGGTACTGCATAAAAATATTGAATTTAGCTAA
- the citX gene encoding citrate lyase holo-[acyl-carrier protein] synthase has product MNQSIFLSGTPQSITDVLAAKDRRAALQMQLFNQHPSSTLLDIKLNIPGPIKNNHYLKQLFTTGCTNLEENLKAQGFKYDLAASWDNPSGCENFYLLNANAKDVKKVTIAFEDRNRLGRLFDADVLVKEQKAALSRSKLGLTVRRCFLCNRPAKECARSRRHSVAELQNYISNIYNEEFS; this is encoded by the coding sequence ATGAATCAATCAATTTTTTTATCAGGAACGCCACAAAGTATCACAGATGTGTTGGCTGCTAAAGATCGGCGCGCAGCACTACAAATGCAGCTTTTTAATCAGCACCCCAGCAGTACATTGCTTGATATAAAATTAAATATTCCAGGACCGATCAAAAATAACCATTACTTAAAGCAGCTTTTTACAACGGGTTGCACAAATTTAGAAGAAAATTTGAAAGCTCAGGGTTTTAAGTATGACTTGGCAGCGAGCTGGGATAATCCCAGTGGCTGTGAAAATTTTTATTTATTAAATGCTAATGCCAAAGATGTAAAAAAAGTCACAATTGCATTTGAAGACAGAAATAGGTTAGGACGCCTTTTTGATGCTGACGTCTTGGTTAAGGAGCAAAAAGCAGCTTTATCGCGGTCGAAGTTAGGTTTGACCGTCCGTCGTTGCTTTTTATGTAATCGACCAGCTAAAGAATGTGCGCGATCACGTCGTCATAGTGTAGCAGAATTACAAAATTATATTAGCAATATCTATAATGAAGAATTTAGCTAA